One stretch of Candidatus Dormiibacterota bacterium DNA includes these proteins:
- the proC gene encoding pyrroline-5-carboxylate reductase, whose product MDARAAFAGARVGVIGTGAMAEAMVAGMLETHVVDPGQLCCSHPREERRRQLAERFGVSTAASNQAAAEGADVVLLAVKPQVLPTVMPELRTVLTDDQLVVSVIAGASTRALGDGLGHPAIVRSMPNTPAQIGQGVTVWYATGAVTPPQKERTRTMLSALGREFEVHDEGQVAMATAVSGTGPTYIFLFIEALVDAAVHLGFPRHVARDLVLDTMQGSAAFALRSGRHVAELRDMVTSPGGTSAEALYELERGRLRTVVSDAVWAAYERTRQLEGRLEGRDDGQRKRR is encoded by the coding sequence ATGGACGCCCGGGCGGCGTTCGCGGGGGCGCGGGTGGGGGTGATCGGCACCGGCGCGATGGCCGAGGCGATGGTGGCCGGGATGCTCGAGACCCACGTCGTCGACCCCGGCCAGCTCTGCTGCAGCCATCCCCGCGAGGAGCGGCGCCGGCAGCTCGCCGAGCGCTTCGGGGTCTCGACCGCCGCCTCCAACCAGGCCGCCGCCGAGGGGGCCGACGTGGTCCTGCTCGCGGTCAAGCCGCAGGTGCTCCCGACGGTGATGCCGGAGCTGCGCACCGTGCTCACCGACGACCAGCTGGTGGTCTCGGTGATCGCGGGGGCGAGCACCCGGGCGCTGGGCGACGGCCTCGGCCATCCCGCGATCGTCCGCTCGATGCCGAACACCCCCGCGCAGATCGGCCAGGGGGTGACGGTCTGGTACGCCACCGGGGCGGTCACCCCGCCGCAGAAGGAGCGCACCCGCACCATGCTCTCGGCGCTGGGTCGCGAGTTCGAGGTGCACGACGAGGGCCAGGTGGCGATGGCGACGGCGGTGAGCGGCACCGGGCCCACCTACATCTTCCTGTTCATCGAGGCGCTGGTCGACGCCGCCGTCCACCTCGGCTTCCCCCGCCACGTCGCCCGCGACCTGGTGCTCGACACCATGCAGGGGTCGGCGGCCTTCGCGCTGCGCAGCGGGCGGCACGTCGCCGAGCTGCGCGACATGGTCACCTCTCCCGGGGGCACCTCGGCGGAGGCGCTCTACGAGCTCGAGCGTGGCCGGCTGCGCACCGTGGTCAGCGACGCGGTCTGGGCCGCGTACGAGCGCACCCGCCAGCTCGAGGGCCGCCTCGAAGGTCGGGACGACGGCCAGCGCAAGCGCCGGTAG
- a CDS encoding SGNH/GDSL hydrolase family protein, which yields MSRLRAPAAVLVLSAVAAWGAHSGTGLTTQAAGRLPAVTPSPPAAGVGGPGAVDVPVAGRPPEPGRPWFLTIGDSVTFGYTRDAALAGTNISWAPRVESRLAAQGRAWSLYDVACPGETTVSYAIRCSGRRQVPLLAHRSQRAAALEAISAHGQDLRLIVVALGSNDLLHALNGDLGTTRTALLDHLEAIVTELHTAAAGVPIVIAGVYDPFAVAAPRTDALLAPIDDAIAALAARLGDGYADFHAAINHPADGAPLCSLIDCADVDIHPTVQGQQRLAEAVIRAVPPPA from the coding sequence ATGTCGCGCCTCCGCGCCCCTGCGGCCGTCCTCGTGCTCAGTGCGGTCGCGGCCTGGGGAGCGCACTCGGGGACCGGGCTGACCACCCAGGCGGCGGGGCGGCTCCCCGCGGTGACCCCGAGCCCGCCAGCGGCGGGGGTGGGCGGGCCGGGCGCGGTCGACGTGCCGGTGGCGGGGCGGCCGCCGGAGCCGGGACGGCCGTGGTTCCTCACCATCGGCGACTCGGTCACCTTCGGCTACACCCGTGACGCCGCGCTGGCCGGCACCAACATCTCCTGGGCACCCCGGGTGGAGAGCCGGCTCGCCGCCCAGGGACGGGCCTGGAGCCTCTACGACGTCGCCTGCCCGGGCGAGACCACCGTGTCCTACGCGATCCGCTGCTCGGGACGCCGGCAGGTGCCCCTGCTCGCCCACCGGTCACAGCGCGCCGCCGCCCTGGAGGCGATCTCCGCCCACGGCCAGGACCTGCGGCTGATCGTGGTGGCGCTGGGCAGCAACGACCTCCTCCACGCCCTCAACGGCGACCTCGGGACCACCCGGACGGCGCTGCTCGACCACCTCGAGGCGATCGTCACCGAGCTCCACACCGCCGCCGCCGGGGTGCCGATCGTGATCGCCGGCGTCTACGACCCGTTCGCGGTCGCCGCGCCGCGGACCGACGCCCTCCTCGCCCCGATCGACGACGCCATCGCCGCCCTCGCGGCCCGGCTCGGCGACGGCTATGCCGACTTCCATGCGGCGATCAACCATCCTGCCGACGGGGCCCCGCTCTGCAGCCTCATCGACTGCGCCGACGTCGACATCCACCCCACCGTGCAGGGTCAGCAGCGGCTCGCCGAGGCGGTGATCAGGGCGGTGCCGCCGCCGGCGTAG
- a CDS encoding glycerophosphodiester phosphodiesterase family protein — translation MQLIGHAGLAGSRPGGTHDRAGLDAALDLDLARLEVDVVRCGDGAVVLRHDLLLPSGRPLPGVTLAEARAEAPGLLTLDEAVEHLAGRLPLLLDIKHDAVVDALGAWAAGRADSDLLAVCTDAAPALGHLRERAPRMARWRTLPVHAPHPDTAARRVAACATRSLLPGRLEWLAAEVGAAAVTVDRWAVTAGLCAAARRLGLPLTAWTVNHRRVAARMRRRGADYVTTDRPGLLGAAPRAARGLG, via the coding sequence GTGCAGCTCATCGGCCACGCCGGCCTGGCGGGCTCCCGGCCCGGGGGCACCCACGACCGCGCCGGTCTCGACGCGGCGCTGGACCTCGACCTCGCCCGTCTGGAGGTGGACGTGGTCCGGTGCGGGGACGGCGCCGTGGTGCTGCGCCACGACCTGCTGCTGCCGTCCGGTCGCCCGCTCCCCGGCGTGACCCTCGCCGAAGCGCGCGCCGAGGCCCCGGGGCTGCTCACCCTCGACGAGGCGGTCGAGCACCTCGCCGGCCGGCTCCCCCTGCTCCTCGACATCAAGCACGACGCCGTGGTGGACGCCCTCGGCGCCTGGGCGGCGGGCCGCGCCGACTCCGACCTCCTCGCCGTCTGCACCGACGCCGCCCCGGCGCTCGGCCACCTCCGCGAGCGGGCGCCGCGGATGGCCCGCTGGCGCACCCTGCCGGTGCACGCGCCCCACCCTGACACCGCCGCTCGCCGGGTCGCCGCCTGCGCCACCCGCTCCCTGCTCCCGGGGCGGCTCGAGTGGCTCGCCGCGGAGGTGGGCGCCGCCGCCGTCACCGTCGACCGCTGGGCGGTGACCGCCGGGCTCTGCGCCGCCGCCCGCCGCCTCGGCCTGCCGCTCACCGCGTGGACGGTCAACCATCGCCGCGTCGCCGCGCGGATGCGCCGGCGGGGGGCCGACTACGTCACCACCGACCGGCCCGGGCTGCTCGGCGCCGCGCCGCGGGCCGCCCGCGGGCTGGGATGA
- a CDS encoding antibiotic biosynthesis monooxygenase yields the protein MSVVKINVLTVPVEMRETLEKRFAARAGAVSSEDGFEWFELLRPTGGTDQYMVYTRWRSEEDFDRWRTSQAFDRGHAQHARGGPAASGSELWSFDVLQSEGPRAAAEASTGT from the coding sequence ATGTCCGTCGTGAAGATCAACGTGCTGACCGTGCCGGTCGAGATGCGCGAGACCCTGGAGAAGCGGTTCGCGGCGCGCGCCGGCGCAGTCTCGTCCGAGGACGGCTTCGAGTGGTTCGAGCTGCTCCGGCCCACCGGCGGCACCGACCAGTACATGGTCTACACCCGCTGGCGCAGCGAGGAGGACTTCGACCGCTGGCGCACCTCCCAGGCCTTCGACCGCGGCCATGCCCAGCACGCCAGGGGCGGTCCCGCGGCCTCGGGCTCGGAGCTGTGGAGCTTCGACGTGCTCCAGTCGGAGGGGCCCCGGGCCGCCGCCGAGGCCTCGACCGGCACCTGA
- a CDS encoding MFS transporter, translated as MSAVVHRGRGGTFASVRRHRNYRLWFFGQVVSVTGTWVQNVAQAWLVLQLTHSAGAVGVLAACQFGPFAVLGLLGGVISDRLDNRRTLVATQAASMLCATLLAVLALTHVAVVWEVDAVAALSGLVMVMDTPSRQAFTMQMVGRRELPNAIALNSSLFNASRIMGPALGGLIIASAGVGLCFLINAGSYLAVLAALLLMRREELHPVARSETRTSVLRGLREGLAYAWVTPPVLLVLLIMLAVATVSINFNVLLPVLASHTLHAGPEVFGALSAAFGAGALAGALLSATRGRASWPVLLGGAATLGAGELLLAPQRSLIPAAIILAVIGVAFSLFTSNSNATLQLVVPDHLRGRLLSLYAYVFFGTAPLGGVLTGWLSQRGTTPALLAAGGTAVAAAAAGTLVWRRVLAPGRRARSRPVPEPAGEVPSLIA; from the coding sequence ATGAGCGCGGTGGTGCATCGCGGCCGAGGTGGCACCTTCGCCAGCGTCCGTCGCCACCGCAACTACCGGCTCTGGTTCTTCGGGCAGGTGGTCTCGGTCACCGGCACCTGGGTGCAGAACGTCGCCCAGGCCTGGCTGGTGCTCCAGCTCACCCACTCCGCGGGCGCCGTCGGCGTGCTCGCCGCGTGCCAGTTCGGGCCCTTCGCCGTCCTCGGCCTGCTCGGCGGGGTGATCTCCGACCGCCTCGACAACCGCCGCACCCTGGTCGCCACCCAGGCGGCATCGATGCTCTGCGCCACCCTGCTGGCGGTGCTCGCCCTCACCCACGTCGCGGTGGTCTGGGAGGTCGACGCCGTGGCCGCGCTCAGCGGCCTGGTGATGGTGATGGACACCCCCTCGCGGCAGGCCTTCACGATGCAGATGGTGGGCCGCCGCGAGCTGCCCAACGCGATCGCGCTCAACTCCAGCCTGTTCAACGCCTCGCGGATCATGGGGCCGGCGCTGGGCGGCCTGATCATCGCCAGCGCCGGGGTCGGGCTCTGCTTCCTGATCAACGCCGGCAGCTACCTCGCGGTCCTCGCCGCGCTGCTGCTGATGCGCCGCGAGGAGCTGCACCCGGTGGCGCGGTCGGAGACCCGGACGTCGGTGCTCCGCGGCCTCCGCGAGGGCCTCGCCTACGCCTGGGTCACCCCCCCGGTGCTGTTGGTGCTCCTGATCATGCTGGCGGTGGCCACCGTCAGCATCAACTTCAACGTGCTGCTGCCGGTGCTCGCCTCCCACACCCTGCACGCCGGGCCCGAGGTGTTCGGCGCCCTCTCCGCGGCCTTCGGCGCCGGGGCGCTGGCCGGCGCCCTGCTCTCGGCGACCCGGGGTCGGGCGAGCTGGCCGGTGCTGCTCGGCGGCGCCGCCACCCTCGGCGCCGGCGAGCTGCTGCTGGCTCCGCAGCGCAGCCTGATCCCCGCCGCGATCATCCTCGCGGTCATCGGGGTGGCCTTCTCGCTGTTCACCTCGAACAGCAACGCGACCCTGCAGCTGGTCGTCCCCGACCACCTCCGCGGCCGGCTGCTCTCCCTCTATGCCTACGTCTTCTTCGGCACCGCCCCGCTGGGCGGCGTGCTCACCGGCTGGCTGAGCCAGCGCGGCACCACCCCGGCCCTGCTCGCCGCCGGCGGCACCGCGGTGGCCGCCGCCGCCGCCGGGACCCTGGTGTGGCGGCGGGTCCTGGCGCCGGGGCGGCGGGCGCGCTCGCGGCCCGTCCCCGAGCCCGCCGGCGAGGTCCCCTCGCTGATCGCCTGA
- a CDS encoding MarR family winged helix-turn-helix transcriptional regulator, producing MSEPVPPSPTSDAAALDPLAVANRLRPVLLHISRHMRREIDSLGVTPGQLSLLGAVRDRPGIGISDLAALERTSAPTICAHIDRLEAAGLVTRTRGEVPDRRRVGLRVTDEGTEVLLAARSLRTAWLATRLRALSDEQLRAVAEAVEPLSLLLEAPGPARSRGGDAAAVAR from the coding sequence ATGTCCGAGCCCGTCCCCCCCTCCCCGACCTCCGACGCCGCCGCCCTCGACCCCCTGGCGGTGGCCAACCGGCTGCGGCCGGTGCTGCTCCACATCTCCCGGCACATGCGCCGGGAGATCGACTCCCTGGGGGTGACCCCGGGCCAGCTCTCGCTGCTCGGCGCCGTCCGCGACCGGCCCGGCATCGGCATCAGCGACCTCGCCGCCCTGGAGCGCACCTCGGCGCCGACGATCTGCGCCCACATCGACCGGCTCGAGGCCGCCGGGCTGGTGACCCGCACCCGAGGCGAGGTGCCGGACCGCAGGCGGGTCGGCCTCCGCGTCACCGACGAGGGGACGGAGGTGCTGCTCGCCGCCCGCTCGCTGCGCACCGCCTGGCTCGCCACCCGGCTGCGCGCCCTGAGCGACGAGCAGCTCCGCGCCGTCGCCGAGGCCGTCGAGCCGCTGAGCCTGCTGCTCGAGGCGCCGGGGCCGGCGCGCTCACGGGGCGGGGACGCCGCCGCGGTGGCGAGATGA
- a CDS encoding peroxiredoxin, translating into MAVEVGSEAPDFTLKDENGKDVTLSDLRGRNVVLMFYPLAFSGVCTKELHDISAAADKYEAANAEVLAVSVDSHYTLAAFKRDEDLKAHLLADFHPKGAVAQQYGTYMDGIGIAGRATYVIDKDGRVVHKVTSEVMNPRDQEEYLTALAACPV; encoded by the coding sequence ATGGCCGTCGAGGTGGGTTCCGAGGCCCCCGACTTCACCCTCAAGGACGAGAACGGCAAGGACGTCACCCTCTCCGATCTTCGCGGTCGCAACGTGGTGCTGATGTTCTACCCGCTGGCCTTCAGCGGCGTCTGCACCAAGGAGCTGCACGACATCAGCGCCGCCGCCGACAAGTACGAGGCGGCCAACGCCGAGGTGCTCGCGGTCTCGGTCGACAGCCACTACACCCTCGCCGCCTTCAAGCGCGACGAGGACCTGAAGGCGCACCTGCTCGCCGACTTCCACCCCAAGGGCGCGGTGGCGCAGCAGTACGGCACCTACATGGACGGCATCGGCATCGCCGGCCGCGCCACCTACGTGATCGACAAGGACGGCAGGGTGGTCCACAAGGTGACCAGCGAGGTGATGAACCCCCGCGACCAGGAGGAGTACCTCACCGCGCTGGCGGCCTGTCCGGTCTAG
- a CDS encoding DUF2330 domain-containing protein has product MHRKLLAAAALAGGLAVLGTVPAAACGGLVAPNGAVRLARATTFVAWQGGVEHYMTSFGYQGDVPGLGWIVPLPAVPDRVEKGGGWTLQRLERETHPQVAEAFAARGAAPGAAPAQVLQQVQIDALDITVLKGSGQAVVDWCRQNGFTLPDETRAHLLAYAVTSPIFMAAKYDIAAARQRGQFSGDGTPVLITMHTPHLWVPLEVLANALDPVVADLYLLTATQPVAPETLAPGFVLVSQQRMSSSLQRDLSTDRNMSWVPQQGWLSYLTLNAPSPQVTYDMSVTPDGGVRLASMGVGPVAGARLPALAPVPAPAPRWRTPLIAGGVLLGGLVLAAVISLAGMRLRRRGA; this is encoded by the coding sequence ATGCACCGGAAGCTTCTGGCGGCCGCCGCGCTCGCGGGCGGGCTCGCCGTGCTGGGCACCGTTCCCGCCGCCGCGTGCGGGGGGCTGGTCGCCCCCAACGGGGCGGTCCGGCTCGCCCGGGCAACCACCTTCGTCGCCTGGCAGGGCGGCGTCGAGCACTACATGACCAGCTTCGGCTACCAGGGCGACGTCCCCGGCCTGGGCTGGATCGTCCCCCTGCCCGCGGTGCCCGACAGGGTGGAGAAGGGCGGCGGCTGGACCCTGCAGCGGCTCGAGCGCGAGACCCACCCGCAGGTGGCGGAGGCATTCGCCGCCCGCGGCGCCGCGCCCGGCGCCGCGCCGGCGCAGGTGCTGCAGCAGGTGCAGATCGACGCCCTGGACATCACCGTGCTCAAGGGCAGCGGCCAGGCGGTGGTCGACTGGTGCAGGCAGAACGGCTTCACCCTTCCGGACGAGACCCGCGCCCACCTGCTCGCCTACGCGGTCACCAGCCCGATCTTCATGGCCGCCAAGTACGACATCGCCGCGGCGCGCCAGCGCGGCCAGTTCAGCGGCGACGGCACCCCGGTGCTGATCACCATGCACACCCCGCACCTCTGGGTGCCGCTCGAGGTGCTCGCCAACGCCCTCGACCCCGTCGTCGCCGACCTCTACCTGCTCACCGCCACCCAACCGGTGGCGCCGGAGACGCTGGCTCCCGGCTTCGTCCTCGTCTCCCAGCAGCGGATGAGCAGCTCGCTGCAGCGCGACCTGAGCACCGACCGCAACATGTCCTGGGTGCCCCAGCAGGGCTGGCTCAGCTACCTCACCCTCAACGCTCCCAGCCCCCAGGTCACCTACGACATGAGCGTGACCCCGGACGGCGGGGTGCGGCTGGCCTCGATGGGCGTCGGCCCGGTGGCGGGGGCGAGGCTCCCGGCGCTGGCGCCGGTCCCGGCCCCGGCCCCGCGCTGGCGGACGCCGCTGATCGCGGGCGGCGTCCTCCTCGGCGGCCTGGTGCTCGCCGCGGTGATCTCCCTCGCCGGCATGCGGCTGCGGCGCCGGGGAGCCTGA
- a CDS encoding S9 family peptidase, with protein sequence MTELRTAPHGSWPSPITSALIVSDTVGIGQIEVEGGDVWWAEARPAEQGRVVVMRRRADGGVTDAFGPGWNARTRVHEYGGSCFAVDGDTLYFTNFADQRLYRCDAGGDPVALTPECDLRYADLCLDRARSRLLCVLEDHTGGGSEAVNSIAAVPLEGGPPEVLASGSDFCAAPRVSPDGGRLCWLTWNHPDLPWDGTELWVADLDAAGRPGERVRVAGGPRESVTVPAWSPGGVLHLVSDRTGWWNLYRWRGGELEALAPAEMEFARPAWMLGWTTYTFLAEERIVCTATQRGEWRLYELHPETGLCEVETQFTEISPWLRAHEGGVVFAGGSPVLAAALVHVDVESGATEVLRRSSGVEVDQGYLSQPEAVEFPTEGGRTAHALYYPPRNQEWRGPDDERPPLLVETHGGPTAAATTLLRLPIQYWTSRGIAVLDVNYGGSTGYGREYRERLYGTWGVVDVDDCANGARFLVERGDADPDRLMISGGSAGGYTTLCALTFRDTFSAGASHFGIGDLEVFVGDTHKFESRYLDRLIGPLPEAAALYRERSPINHTDRLSCPVILFQGLEDRIVPPNQAELMFDALKRKGIPCAYVPFPGEQHGFRIAANIRRSLDGELYFYSRVLGFPLAEALEPVEIENLPGGP encoded by the coding sequence ATGACCGAGCTCCGCACCGCGCCCCACGGCTCGTGGCCGTCGCCGATCACCTCCGCGCTGATCGTCTCCGACACCGTCGGCATCGGCCAGATCGAGGTCGAGGGCGGCGACGTCTGGTGGGCGGAGGCGCGCCCCGCCGAGCAGGGACGGGTGGTGGTGATGCGCCGCCGCGCCGACGGGGGCGTCACCGACGCCTTCGGGCCCGGCTGGAACGCCCGCACCCGGGTGCACGAGTATGGGGGCAGCTGCTTCGCGGTCGACGGCGACACCCTCTACTTCACCAACTTCGCCGACCAGCGGCTGTACCGCTGCGACGCCGGTGGCGACCCCGTCGCCCTCACCCCCGAGTGCGACCTCCGCTACGCCGACCTCTGCCTCGACCGAGCCCGCTCGCGGCTGCTCTGCGTGCTCGAGGACCACACCGGCGGCGGCTCCGAGGCGGTGAACAGCATCGCCGCGGTGCCCCTCGAGGGCGGGCCGCCGGAGGTGCTGGCCTCGGGCTCGGACTTCTGCGCCGCGCCCCGGGTCAGCCCCGACGGCGGCCGGCTCTGCTGGCTGACCTGGAACCATCCCGACCTCCCCTGGGACGGCACCGAGCTGTGGGTGGCCGACCTCGACGCCGCCGGCCGCCCGGGCGAGCGGGTGCGGGTCGCCGGCGGCCCCCGCGAGTCGGTGACGGTGCCGGCGTGGTCGCCCGGCGGCGTGCTCCACCTCGTCTCCGACCGCACCGGCTGGTGGAACCTCTACCGCTGGCGCGGCGGTGAGCTCGAGGCGCTGGCGCCGGCGGAGATGGAGTTCGCCCGCCCCGCCTGGATGCTGGGCTGGACCACCTACACCTTCCTCGCCGAGGAGCGCATCGTCTGCACCGCGACCCAGCGGGGCGAGTGGCGGCTCTACGAGCTCCACCCCGAGACCGGGCTGTGCGAGGTCGAGACCCAGTTCACCGAGATCAGCCCCTGGCTGCGCGCCCACGAGGGCGGGGTGGTGTTCGCCGGCGGGTCGCCGGTGCTCGCGGCCGCGCTGGTGCACGTCGACGTCGAGAGCGGGGCCACCGAGGTGCTGCGCCGCAGCAGCGGCGTGGAGGTCGACCAGGGATACCTGTCCCAGCCGGAGGCGGTGGAGTTCCCCACCGAGGGCGGCCGCACCGCCCACGCGCTCTACTACCCGCCCCGGAACCAGGAGTGGCGCGGGCCCGACGACGAGCGGCCGCCGCTGCTGGTCGAGACCCATGGCGGCCCCACCGCGGCGGCCACCACCCTGCTCCGGCTGCCCATCCAGTACTGGACCAGCCGGGGCATCGCCGTGCTCGACGTCAACTACGGGGGCAGCACCGGCTACGGCCGCGAGTACCGCGAGCGCCTCTACGGCACCTGGGGGGTGGTCGACGTCGACGACTGCGCCAACGGCGCGCGCTTCCTGGTCGAGCGCGGCGACGCCGATCCCGACCGGCTGATGATCTCCGGCGGCAGCGCCGGCGGCTACACCACCCTCTGCGCGCTCACCTTCCGCGACACCTTCTCGGCGGGCGCGAGCCACTTCGGCATCGGCGACCTCGAGGTGTTCGTCGGCGACACCCACAAGTTCGAGTCGCGCTACCTCGACCGCCTCATCGGGCCCCTCCCCGAGGCGGCGGCCCTCTACCGCGAGCGCTCGCCGATCAACCACACCGACCGGCTCAGCTGCCCGGTGATCCTCTTCCAGGGGCTGGAGGACAGGATCGTCCCACCCAACCAGGCCGAGCTGATGTTCGACGCGCTGAAGCGCAAGGGCATCCCCTGCGCCTATGTCCCGTTCCCGGGCGAGCAGCACGGCTTCCGCATCGCCGCCAACATCCGCCGCTCACTCGACGGCGAGCTGTACTTCTATTCGCGGGTGCTGGGCTTCCCCCTCGCCGAGGCCCTGGAGCCGGTGGAGATCGAGAACCTGCCCGGGGGGCCGTAG
- a CDS encoding PIG-L deacetylase family protein, giving the protein MAQRPPSPVERILVVAAHPDDIDFGASGSVATWTSEGIDVSYCILTDGDAGGSDRSVTRADMARLRREEQTAAAGCVGVTDLSFLGHPDGRLESTLEVRRDIARVIRRVRPQRVVAPSPERNWQRIFASHPDHLAAGVAAMAAVYPDARNPFAHPELLEEGLEPHTVEEVWMMAFPEPDTWVDVTDQLDRKVQALQCHRSQVGGWEDLADAMRQWGAAIARQGGLPEGRLAEAFRVISAV; this is encoded by the coding sequence GTGGCTCAGCGCCCCCCGTCTCCGGTCGAGCGGATCCTCGTCGTCGCGGCGCACCCGGACGACATCGACTTCGGCGCCTCCGGCTCGGTGGCGACCTGGACGTCGGAGGGGATCGACGTCTCCTACTGCATCCTCACCGACGGCGATGCCGGCGGCTCCGACCGGAGCGTCACCCGCGCCGACATGGCCCGGCTGCGCCGCGAGGAGCAGACCGCGGCGGCAGGGTGCGTCGGGGTCACCGACCTCAGCTTCCTCGGCCATCCCGACGGCCGCCTGGAGAGCACCCTCGAGGTGCGCCGCGACATCGCCCGGGTGATCCGGCGGGTGCGCCCTCAGCGGGTGGTCGCCCCCTCGCCGGAGCGCAACTGGCAGCGGATCTTCGCCAGCCATCCCGACCACCTCGCCGCCGGGGTGGCGGCGATGGCGGCGGTCTACCCGGACGCGCGCAACCCGTTCGCCCATCCCGAGCTGCTCGAGGAGGGGCTCGAGCCCCACACCGTCGAGGAGGTCTGGATGATGGCCTTCCCCGAGCCTGACACCTGGGTCGACGTGACCGACCAGCTCGACCGCAAGGTGCAGGCGCTGCAGTGCCACCGCAGCCAGGTGGGTGGCTGGGAGGACCTCGCCGACGCGATGCGCCAGTGGGGCGCGGCGATCGCCCGCCAGGGCGGGCTGCCCGAGGGACGCCTCGCCGAGGCCTTCCGGGTGATCAGCGCCGTCTGA
- a CDS encoding cupredoxin domain-containing protein — protein MTRCGLVAGSGAAALLAACGGSASPPSAATSSSSSMSMSSSTGMGMSVNATCMPSGTTLTLIAQNTMFTTNCLAAPAGQAVTVHFDNRDPLPHNLAIFSADPDVDKNAKELFKGDIVPGPKTVDYAVPAQPAGTYHFHCAVHPTQMFGSYVVK, from the coding sequence ATGACACGCTGCGGACTGGTCGCCGGATCCGGAGCCGCCGCGCTCCTCGCCGCCTGCGGGGGCTCCGCCTCGCCGCCCTCGGCGGCGACGTCGAGCAGCTCGTCGATGTCGATGTCCAGCAGCACCGGCATGGGGATGTCGGTGAACGCCACCTGCATGCCCTCGGGGACCACCCTGACGCTGATCGCCCAGAACACCATGTTCACCACCAACTGCCTGGCGGCACCGGCCGGCCAGGCGGTCACCGTCCACTTCGACAACAGGGACCCGCTGCCCCACAACCTGGCGATCTTCAGCGCCGACCCCGACGTCGACAAGAACGCGAAGGAGCTCTTCAAGGGCGACATCGTCCCCGGTCCCAAGACCGTCGACTACGCGGTGCCGGCCCAGCCCGCGGGCACCTACCACTTCCACTGCGCGGTGCACCCCACGCAGATGTTCGGCAGCTACGTGGTCAAATAG